DNA sequence from the Sediminibacillus dalangtanensis genome:
CAAACGATGTGGGTCATGCAGGCGTTGCCACAGGACGTGGCGGCTCTAGCCTGTACTCCTTTAAAGAGGCGCTTGCGCTTTTGTCCCTTGTACCAAACTATGCAGCTGTACCTATATATAATCATTGTTCCCTATGGTATATTTTATATAACTGTGAAATTTGGATTAAAGGGAATTGATTATCAATACATAGTTAGGAGTCATCACATTGAAACAGAAATGGAAAGATTTAGATTTCACGCTTTTTATAACCCCGTTGCTATTGACTGCATTCGGTATTGTGATGATTTACAGTGCCAGTATGGTAATTGCAGTTATAAAAAATGACGTACCAAGCAATTATTTCATGGTTCGGCAGCTGATTTGGTTTGGACTTGGCTTCGTTTTTTATCTGTTTTGCAGCATGTTTGCATACCGCCATTACCAAAAGCTTATCAAGCCGATGATTATGGTGATTTTTCTACTGTTGGTGGCTGTTCTTTTTTTTGGAGAGGAAGTAAACAATGCTAAGTCATGGCTGGTTTTGGGGCCGTTGAGACTGCAGCCAGCTGAATTGGCGAAGCTTGGACTGATCATTTACCTGGCATCTGCTTATTCCAAAAAACAGCAATATATAGATGATTTTTTCAAAGCGGTACTGCCGCCTTTAGTCATGACAGGAATGATATTGGCGTTGATTATCAAACAGCCTGACATTGGTACTGCAGCAATTATTTTGATGATAGCTGCCACGGTTATATTCAGCTCAGGTATAAAATTCCGTCATCTTTTCCTTTTGGGTGGCGCTGTTATCGTCATAATCGGATTGGCAGCAACCAAAATGGTTACTCCTGAACGAATTTCCCGATTTACTGGCGCCTATCAGCCGTTTGACGATCCTGACTTGAACGGCTTCCATCTCATTCAGTCCTATTTGGCCATTGGTACAGGTGGGTTAACGGGACAAGGGCTTGGACAAGGCATCCAAAAGCTCGGGTACCTTCCTGAACCCCACACGGATTTTATCATGGCTGTCATTGCAGAAGAGCTAGGGTTCCTCGGCGTGATCGTTGTTCTTGGAATGCTTGCGGCGATTGTACTTCGTGGGTTATACATCGCGAATCAATGCAGAGACAGTTTTGGCTCTCTATTGGCAATCGGTATTTCTTCCATGATCGGTATTCAGGCATTTATTAATCTTGGCGCTATAAGTGGACTTTTACCGATAACTGGAGTGACACTGCCATTTGTCAGTTACGGAGGTTCCTCCTTGCTGATCCTATTGATCTCCGCAGGAATTCTCAACAACATCGCAAAATCTGTTCGTGCAAATGAACAACGGATAACAAAAGAAACGATACCAGATGATAAAGAATACGACAAAAACAGAAGAACAGTAAGACAGCGGAGGTCCTGGTCGCAATCGCAGTAATCATAAACATGCTGAAAGAATATACGACTAAAAGAAAAAGAGGCCGGGACAAAAGTAGCGTGATCAAAGCAAAAACCGAACGATCCACCAATTCGTTCGGTTTTTGCTTTGGTGCTATGCTTTTGTCCCGGCCTCTTTGTTCGTGTTAGCCATATGCAGTTCAATTTTCGTGTTTGGCGCTCCGGGAAGAAAGCAAGATAAAATAGCTGAGAACGCCAAAGTAAATAGAAATGATCAAAGCGTGAAATAATGCAGCAGTCAAATCGACCATGCTGAAAATCACGATTGCACCCAATGCAACCTGGGTGATCATCAAAAGAGATGCCGCAGTCCATCCCCAGAGCATGACGCGATTATGTTGATAACGGCGGTAAATCTTAACCATTAAGTATAATGTCCAAACAAATGCCAAACCTGCGGCCAACCTGTGACCCATTTGAATCCATTGTGTAAAGTGAAATTCGAGGGCAAAAGGTGCTCGGTTATCACAAAATGGCCAACTCCGGCATGCCAGGCTTGCATGAGCGTGACGCACCAGTGCGCCCGTATAGACAACCAACAATATATAAATGAATAAGCCGTAAAAGTGGCGGCGAATTCCTTTTTCGATGATCAGGGAACGCGCGTCGAACTTCTGATCAATTTCGAAAATCAGCAAGGTAAGTAAAAACACTGCCGCAAATGAAATCAGCGAGATGCCGAAATGCATGGCAAGAACGAAATCGGACTGGGACCACAATACAGCAGCAGCGCCGATCAAGCCTTGCAGTACTAAAAAGAAAATGGAAACAAAAGATAGAAATTTCACTTCTCTGATATGGCCGACAAATTTCCAGGATAAAACCGATAACAGCAGTACAATGATTCCGGCGGCTCCCGAGACAAGACGATGGCTTAATTCAATGATCAATTCTGCTGAAAGCTCGCCTTCGCAAATAGGCCAGTTTGCTCCACAGCCCATGCCGGAACCGGTTTTGGTTACCAGGGCACCACCGAGCAGAACAAGCATCATGGTAATTGTGGCTATGATAGATAAACTTTTAAGGAACTTAACCAAGGTTCCACCTCACAATCTTAGTGGAAGAGTTTTTTAGGCTGAAATCAGCTGATCAGATAACACGTCCAAACATACAAAGGTTATACTACCATGTTTGACGGCTATTTTCACTATAAAAAAATCAAAAAAAGCCTTGCATTGTTGATATTTGTTTGCTAGAAATAAATATGAGGATTTGATCGTCTTATTAATCGACGCCGTAAGAGTTGATTCGACCGCAGTTTCGGCACTTCCATATTGATTAAAGGCTTCTGGCCTTTAATTTTATTTTTGCCCTGTCGTTCACAAAATTGTCATCTTTATTTTTGGCGTAAAGCCGGTCTTACGGCGTTTAGTTAAATAGATGGAATAGCAAATCCGTGATACAATATGGATATAACCTGCGTAGTTGTTAAAAATAGGTTATACTAACAACATTGACGATCAACCATCTATTTTAAAGAGATGAAAGCTGACGAAAGCTTTTCATCACACGCGTTTGATTGTAAAGGGAGCTGGAAGGAGGGTTGTAGGCTAGAATGAATAAAGTAGAAGCAACTTCTTCTCATGTAATAGGGAAGACAGACAGCGAAGATAAGTCTGCTCTCTGGGCGGATATAATGGCTCTCATTAAAGTAGGTATCATAAATTCCAATTTGATCACTGCTTTCGCCGGATTCTGGCTGGCGCTGTATTTTACTGGGGGTATTCTGTCGGATTATTGGGGTAAGTTGATATTGATGGTGGCTGGTACGGCTTTGTTGATTGCCGGTGGCTGCATATTAAATAATTATTACGACCGGGATATCGATCCAATCATGAAGCGGACGAAAAATCGTCCCACTGTTACCGGGAGCATACCTCTAAAAGTAATTCTTGCAATGGGGATTTTAACTTCATTGGCAGGGGTTGTGCTCTTGTCGTTCACGACTATGGAAGCTGCCTTGATAGGAGCTTTTGGATGGTTTGCCTATGTTGTTCTTTATACAATGTGGACAAAAAGAAGGTACACAATTAACACCGCTGTCGGCAGTTTGTCAGGTGCGGTACCACCAGTAATCGGGTGGGCAGCAGTTGATCCAAGCCCGCATGCTGCGGCTTTTATTTTGTTTTTGATCATGTTTCTATGGCAGACGCCGCATTTTTTGGCGCTGGCCATTAAAAAATGTAAAGAATATAAAGCGGCGGGCATACCGATGCTTCCAGCCGTTCATGGATTTGCCATTACAAGAAGACAAATGGTTATCTACGTGGCTTGTTTATTGCCACTGCCGTTTTACTTATTTTCATTGGGGAAGATATTTCTGATCATTGCCGGACTGTTGAATGCAGGCTGGCTGATTATGGGCATAAGCGGCTTTTTTATGAAGAATAGCAGGAAGTGGGCAAACCTTATGTTTGTTTATTCTTTGAATTATTTGATGATACTATTTGTAACTATGGTATTAGTAACACTTCCGGGTGTTGTTAATTAATTTAGAATACGTTTGAAAAGTTCACTAATTGGCAGGTTGATTCGGCTTGTTCGTACCTTGGCTTCAATTGTGTTACGGTGGATTTAACAAGCCGTCCTGCTTACATACTAACGAACTTACACCTGTGTATTCTAATTATTTAAATAAAAGGACACAAGAGAAAGAGAGGTATCATTCGAATGAAAGGTTGGATGGGAAAGTTCCGGGCACTCGGTATATTCGGTTTCTTGATGCTTGTACTATCAGGCTGTGGAAAAGAAAATCTAAGTGCCTTAACACCTAAAGGTTATGGATCCAAAGCTGCCTTGAACCTTATCAATATTTCTTTAGGCGTCATGATTTTTGTGTTTGTCGTCGTAATGGTGATTTATGCGATTGTCATTGTTCGTTTCAGAAAGAAAAAAGGGCGAGAGGATTACATTCCACCACAAACAGAGGGGAACAAAGCGTTGGAAGTGATTTGGACCGTTATCCCTATTATATTACTTGTCATCATTGCGATTCCTACTGTCGCTATTACGTTTGATCTGGCAGACGAAAGCGCTGCAGATGAATCACTGAACGTAAACGTAACTGGTAACCAGTTCTGGTGGCATTTTAATTATGAAGGGGAAGAAATTCAAACAAGCCAGGACTTATATATCCCTACTGGTGAAAAAGTGTATTTGAATATGAAAACCAGTGATGTACTTCACTCATTCTGGGTGCCGGCACTCTCCGGTAAAATGGATTTGCATCCAGAAAACGAAAACACCATGTATATTCAAGCTGATGAAGAAGGAGTTTACGATGGAAAATGTGCTGAGTTTTGTGGTACATCTCATTCATTGATGGACTTCAAAGTAATCGCTGTAAGTCCTGAAGAATTCGACCAATGGGTGGAAGATATGCAAAATGTGGATCCGGAAGCACAACCGGAAACAGCTGACGCTCAAGAAGGTCAACAATTATTCCAGGATAACAGCTGTATCGGCTGTCATGCGATTGGCGCATCTCCAGCTGCCACTGGTCCGAATTTGACAAATTTCGGTGACCGAACCACTTTGGCAGGTGTGAAAGAACATACCAAAGATAACATCGTTGATTGGATCATGGACCCAGAAAGTATGAAACCGGGAAACAAAATGGCAGATGCCAATTATGATGTCACGCAGGAAGAAGCGGAAAAAATCGCTGACTATTTACTACAATTACAACCATCGGATATTACTCCTGAAAGTGCAGAGACAAACGAGTAAAAAAGGGATGGAAGAGGTTAAGGGAGGTTTAAAAGCTTGAGTACAGCAGTTGCGCAAAAAAAAGGCTTCGGCGCATTTATCTGGGATTACTTAACCACTGTCGACCATAAAAAGATTGCCCATTTATATTTAGTGGCTGGTGGATTGTTTTTCCTGGTAGGTGGACTAGAAGCACTATTGATCCGTATTCAGCTAATAAAACCAGATAATGATTTTGTTAGCGCTGGTTTTTATAATGAGTTATTGACAATGCACGGAACGACCATGATTTTTCTGGCTGCAATGCCATTAATATTTGCTATCCTGAATGCTGTTGTTCCATTACAAATAGGGGCCAGGGATGTAGCATTCCCGTTTTTGAATTCATTGGGTTTCTGGCTATTCCTGTTTGGCGGCCTTATACTTAATTGCGGCTGGTTCCTCGGAGGAGCTCCCGACGCAGGATGGACTGCCTATGCACCGCTGTCAGCTGTATCGCCGGGCCATGGTGTTGATTTTTATGTGCTGGGTCTGCAAATATCCGGTGCAGGTACATTGATTGGGGGCATTAACTTCCTTGTCACCATCATCAATATGCGCGCGCCAGGAATGACTTACATGCGGATGCCGCTATTCACTTGGACAGCACTTGTAACAAGCACATTGATTCTCTTTGCATTTCCGGCATTGACAGTCGGCTTGTTTTTGTTAATGTTCGATCGTTTGTTCGGAGCTGGTTTCTTCAATGCTTCGATGGGCGGTAACTCGGTTATTTGGGAGCACTTATTCTGGATATTCGGACATCCGGAAGTCTACATTCTGATTCTTCCTGCATTCGGCGTATTTAGTGACGTACTATCAACGTTCTCGAAAAAACGATTGTTCGGTTATACAGCAATGGTGTTTGCGACCACACTGATCGGTTTTCTAGGATTCATGGTTTGGGCGCATCATATGTTTGCAACCGGTCTGGGACCTGCTGCCAACTCTATTTTTGCGATTGCAACAATGGCAATTGCGGTTCCAACAGGTATCAAAATCTTTAACTGGTTGTTCACCTTATGGGGTGGAACTATAACCATCAATTCTGCCATGTTATGGGCGTTAGGGTTTATTCCTTCGTTTACGATTGGTGGTACGACTGGTGTCATGTTAGCGGCTGCAGCAGCAGACTATCAATACCATGATACGTACTTTGTTGTTGCCCACTTCCACTATGTCATTGTCGGCGGGGTAGTGTTTGGCCTGTTTGCCGCCATGCATTACTGGTGGCCGAAAATGTTTGGTAAAGTTCTTAATGAAACATTGGGACAAATTACATTCTGGACATTCTTTGCCGGTTTCCATTTAACGTTCTTTATACAGCACTTCCTCGGATTGATGGGAATGCCTCGTCGTTACTGGACATATTTGCCGGGACAGGATTTAGATACAGGAAACCTGGTGAGCAGTATCGGTGCGTTTTTAATGGCAATCGGTGCTATCGTGTTTGTCATCAATGTCATTTATACATCCGTTAAAGCACCAAAAGTAAGCGGGGATCCATGGGACGGACGAACGCTGGAATGGTCGATTCCATCTCCACCGCCTCATTACAACTTTAAACAAACCCCATTGGTGCGTGGACTTGATCCTTTATGGATTGAAAAAATGGAAGGACGGAAAGGCATCACTCCAGCAGAACCGCTGGATGACATTCATATGCCGAATCCATCCATTCTGCCATTTATCATGTCGCTAGGTCTGTTCATCGCAGGATTCGGTTTTATTTATCAGGTCGACAATTTGTCATACCTATGGTTAGTGATTCTTGGCATGGGTATTACACTTGGATGCATGTTGATCAGATCGGTGAAAGACGACCTTGGACACCATATCCATAAAGAAGATTTAGAAGAAGAGGGGGCTGAACAATAATGAGTGATCAAACATTGAATCCGGAAACAATGCCGGAACAGCCCGAAAGAGCTACATTAGAAGGAAAGAACAAATTTTTAGGGTTCTGGTTCTTCCTAGGTGGAGAAACCGTGTTGTTTGCAAGTCTGTTTGGTACTTACCTTGCATTGAGAAATTCGACGAATGATGGACCAGGATCAGAAGAATTATTTGGTCTGGAATTAGTATTTATTATGACCATGTTGCTATTAACCAGTTCACTTACCAGTGTTTATGCGATGTACCATATGAAAAACAACAGTTTCGGCAAAATGCAGCTGTGGCTTGGAGTCACTGTTCTTCTGGGACTTGGTTTTCTGGGCTGTGAGCTTTTCGAGTTTTATCATTACATCCATGGCGAAGGGTTTACACTCCGTTCCTCTGCATTCGGTTCGGCGTTCTATACACTTGTCGGATTCCACGGGGGACACGTGACATTCGGTTTACTGTGGATCATTGCCTTGATGGTACGGAACGCGAAACGCGGATTGAACTTGTACAATGCACCTAAATTTTATATTGCCAGCTTGTATTGGCACTTTATCGATGTTGTATGGGTATTTATCTTCACAGTTGTTTATCTGATGGGGGTGATCTAAGCCATGGCCGAGAACACCAATATTCATGAAAATTATAAACGCAAAAAAAACAAGGAAGAAATGAAACAACAGGTTATCACCTTTGCATTGATGATCGTATTTACGCTCATCGCATTCGGAATGGTGAAGGCAGATCTAAGCAAGTTGTTTGTGATACCGATTTTACTGGTACTGGCTGCAGTTCAAGTTGGATTCCAACTATATTATTTCATGCATATGAGCCACAAGGGACATGAAATGCCAGCTCTGATGATATATTCTGGAGCATTTGTTGCATTTATGACTGTCTTGACTCTATCTGTCTTGATTTGGTGGTAAAACATAAAGGGCCCGGGGAACTATTCCCGGGCCCTTTTTTAATGGTTAAAAAAACCTCACATCATGGTAAGATAAATTATATCTAGTGGGAACTTATCGCTGAAATAAACCTAGGTGTTTGATTGGGAGTTGTTCTATTGATTTCAAAAAAACAGGGAAACGCGATATAATGTAGGAGTGTACGGGATGTCAATCTGTTTTTAAATTGTCACAATACACGCTCAACAAGGTTTCGGGATGCGTTATAATGGAAGAAGCAATTTTTTAGATGGAGTGAGGTTGTTATGTGGCTGGAATTACAAATTTTTGGTTTTCGAGCTCTATGGAGTCCTTATTATTTGCTGTTTGTTATCGCACTTGGCTTGTTATATTACTTGGTCACCATTACTTTCAGAGAGAAGTTCACTGATAAAGCAAGGCCAAGTTCAAAACAGCTGATTTATTTTTACACTGGATTGGTAATTCTTTATCTAATTAAAGGATCACCAATCGATCTACTTTCCCATATCATGTTTACTTCCCACATGGTACAAATGTCGCTGTATTATTTGGTTTTTCCGATTTTGATCATCAAAGGTATCCCAGAGTGGATATGGAGAAACGTTTTTTCGGTGCCGGGTTTAAAACAGGTGCTGTACCTTTTGACAAAACCATTGATCGCTTTACTATTGTTCAACGGGTTGTTTTCTATGTACCATATGCCAGTCATATTCGATTTTGCAAAAGCAAATGTAATTGCCCATGCTGTCATCACGACAGTGATATTAGTAGCGGCATTTTTGGTTTGGTGGCCGATTTTTACACCTATCAAAGAAATGGACAAACTATCCCCACTAATGAAAATTGGTTATATATTTGCTAACGGGGTGTTGATAACACCTGCTTGCGGTTTAATTATTTTTTCTGGACAGTCGCTATATGCCACCTATAGTGAGACAAGTGGTTGGATTCAAGCAATGTCGCTTTGTGTCCCGCAGTCCATTCTAAACGGACTTCCGTTGACAGGGCCACAAATGTTCTCACCAATTCCAGTCTTGGAGGACCAGCAGCTTGGTGGGATTCTGATGAAAATCATGCAAGAAATTGTTTATGGGTTTGTTTTAGCCCGGATTTTCTTTGGCTGGTTCAATAAAAGTGTGGACAGGGTCGATCCGTTGCCATCAACAAACACAACTACAGAAGCATAAATCGAACTATTCAGAACAGGGAGAGGTAAAAGTCTTATGCCTATATTGCCAACGATCAGCACGTTTTTTATCGTATTGAGTGCTGTACTTATTGCCATCGGCTGGTATCTAGTTGCAAAAAATAAGTTCGCTGCTCATAAACGTACGATGATAGCAGCTGCGATTAGCGCTTTGCTGTTTTTTATCATTTATATGTCTCGGACCATTTTCATTGGTAATACCAGCTTCGGAGGTCCTGATAATATCAAGCTATACTATACCGTTTTCTTGATTTTTCACATTATCCTTGCAACAGTAGGGGCTGTTTTTGGAATTGTGACTCTGACCTTGGCTTTTAAAAGAAAAATCAAGAAACATCGTAAAATCGGTCCAGTTACGAGTATTATCTGGTTTTTTACTGCTATAACTGGTGTAGCAGTTTACCTACTGTTGTATATCTTTTTTGATGGCGGGGAAACTACCAGTATGATCAAAGCAATCCTCGGCTTGTAAATGGAGTTTCGAACACCCGGAAAGGGCTGTCCCAATTGTCATAATACAAGATGGGACAGCCCTTTTATTAAGTTAGTTTTGCTTCAACAGGATTTTTACCATTGTGCTGATAAATTACTTTCATTTCCCACTTTTAAAGAGCTCGTACGTTTATTTCTTCGAATCCGATGGTATATAGGCTATATAAACACGTACGAAAGGATCGGTTTAGATGGATATAGAAAGCGCACGGTTGCTTATAGAACCTGTTACATTAGAAGAAGGCCAAATGCTTATCAAAAACCCGATGGAGTATTATTATGAGAAACATATCCCATATGATGTAGAATGGCCCCATTATTCATTGAAAGCATTGCTCCCTTATTATTTGGAAGATTTGGAGAAGAAAAAAGTATCTCTCGGCATGGGACCGTGGATTATCCGGGACAAACGAAAGGGGCGGATAATCGGTGAGGCGGGTTTCAGAGCTTTTGACGAACAGAAAAAGACGGTAGAAATCGGCTATCGAATTCTACAAAAGAAACAAAATCAAGGTTATGCAACGGAGGCTGTAAGTTCCCTATGTCAATGGGCTTTTTACCAGCAAATAAAAAAGATCAGAGCTTGCTGTGACAAGGAGAATGTTGCTTCTCAACGTGTACTTAAGAAGAATGGTTTTAAAAAAGTTGCCAATGAGAAAGGCATATTGGTATATGAAAAAAGAAGAGCTGTCCAAAAAAAGAGCATCCAAGGAACCAATTCCTTGTAAAAAAAACAGCCTACCTGGTAAAAGGGATAGGCTGTTTTTGTCATTGTATGCGTGCCCAGCGCGCTATTAATTGCTTACTGGTGAAAGTCCAGTCTGAGTAAGTGCCAAGACGCTCAGTAGCTGACAGGCGACTGGTGGAGAAACCCTAAGGTTGAAGCCCTGTGACAAAGCAACTCCTTTCGGAGTGCGAGCAACTTAACAGGTTGTAACATGAAGTGAATCTTGCAGCTTCGTCAATTAAATCCCTCTTCGGAGGAGCAAGGGAAGTCGAGCCTCTATACGATGGGCGAAGACCATGGAAGGTGTGTAGAACTTGGAGTACAGCACTGAAGGATCCCTCGGGGTATGGAGAGCGACATGTTAAGACAGTAATTAATGGAACTGGGGATACCCTCCTCGGTCACTTCGAAAGAAGTAAAACAGATACCTATAAGCTATCGGTGAAATGGTTGACGGACTGAGAGGGAGTCGGAGGGGGTCATAGTACCAATGATGACAAGGACAACACAACATTGTCTAGGGAAGGACGGCACAAGCCAATACCCTACTTCGTTCATATGTTCAAAGGAGGTAAGAGTCAGTGAATGCCAAGAAAATGGCTAACTACGCCAGTAATGCAAAAGCTCAAGAACTCTGGAAAACATTATACCTTTGTGCCAAGGAAAGTGATACTCGTCGGTTTCATGCACTATATGATAAGATTTATCGCCCGGATATCTTGTGGGATGCATGGCAACGCGTGAAGCGGAGAAAAGGAAGTGGAGGTGTCGACGAACAAACGCTGGAAGATATCATGGCTTATGGAGAGAAGAACTTTCTCAATGAGCTCTACTTGAGTTAAAAGATAAGAAATATCATCCACAACCGGTTCTTCGAACCTACATTCCAAAGGGTGATGGCAAGAAACAAAGACCATTAGGAATCCCAACAATTAAGGACCGAGTAGTTCAAATGGCAACGAAGCTTGTGATTGAACCAATATTTGAGGCGGACTTCGAGGAATGTTCCTATGGCTTTCGTCCAAAACGAAATGCGCATCAAGCTATCGCTAAAATACGTAAAGAGAGTAAGAAATCCTATTGGGTATTGGACGTCGATATCCAAGGTTTCTTTGACAATATCAATCAAGATAAATTAATGAAACTTCTTGAACAGCGTATCAGCGATAGAAGAGTGCTAAAACTTATTCGAAAATGGCTAAAAGCTGGAATTATGGAAGAAGGGAAGCTCAGAAACTCCATAACTGGTACACCGCAAGGTGGAGTTATCTCGCCACTTCTCGCGAACATCTATTTGAATACAATGGACAGGTTATGGGAAAAGAAATTCAGTCATTTTGGTAAACTTATTCGTTATGCAGATGACTTTGTGGTTATCTGCAAGAGGAAACAAGAGGCACAGGAAAGTGCGCAAGTAATAAAGGCCATTATGAATAAACTTGACCTTACCATTCACAAGGATAAATCGAGATTAGTGAATATATGGGATGACAAAGATGGATTTGATTTTCTTGGATTACATCACCGGAAATTTCCAATCCGCAAGAAAGGTGGTCGTACATTCTATATCATGAACCACGTACCATCAAAGAAGGCCATGAAAAAGATGCGAACCAAAATCAAGGAATATACCGAACCACGCCATAAATTATTTATGGATATTCGTGATTTAGTGAAAGGATTGAACCGTAGACTTCAAGGTTTTAAGAACTACTATCAATTATCACCGATGGGAAAGAAGTGGTTAAATCGCATCGACTGGTATGTGTTAACTCGTCTTAATCTGTTTAATAACAAGAAAAGGAACAGACGGAAAAAACATGCCAAATTCCAAGATACTGCGGAAGAAGTTAAATACTTATTAGTGAAGTTGGCAAGTTAACACCGTAAAGCCAAAGGAAGAAGAACGTCGGAAAGCCGTATGAGGGAAAACTTCACGTACGGTTTGATGAGGGGGAGCTGAAAGTAAAGAAGATAGCCGAAAGGCTACCCTCTAGAAATCAGTTCTCTACTCTACAGGAAATTATAAATTTAATTGACTGTGGATCATTATTGGCTGAACCAGCCACGTCCAGCTCCAGCGCCTACCCCCTCGAGGTCTTAAGCCCACCCTCTGTGTGGCAAAAAGTGCCACGCCGAGGCTGTTCTTAAGCTTGTCGGAGGCCCAAACGATGTGGGTCATGCAGGCGTTGCCACAGGACGTGGCGACTCTAGCCTGTACTCCTTTAAACAGGCGCTTGCGCTTTTGTCCTACTGTACGACTATACTTTAAAGTTCCATTTAATAATTCCAGCTTCCTTCGCTGAATTAAAAGCTATAACCAGCAAAGGCCCCAGGATAAAGCCGATAATTCCTATTAACTGAAGACCGAGGTACATGGCAATCAGTGTTGCTAAAGGAGAAAGTCCGATATGACGACCCATTACTTTCGGTTCTACGGTTCTTCTAATCGCCAACAGGATGATCGCCAATACAGCAAGCTGAATGCCCATAACTGTGTCACCGGCCAAAAGCATATACAAGGCCCATGGACCTAGTATGACAATGGAACCTATAATCGGGATGAAATCAACCAGCCAAATGATAATCGACATGATAATGGCGACTTCCGGTGTGATATAAAGAAGTCCAATTAGCGATACGACAAATATTATGATGCTTACGAGAAACTGTGCTTTCAAAAAGCCAAGTACGACATAGGACAGACGGGCATTCATGAACTTTACTTTTTCTGCTGTTTCCTCTGTTAGGTGATTGTAAGACATTGCTTTCAGGCGGGGCAATTCAAGCATGAATAAAAATAATGCGATTAAGTAAACGAGCAGGCTGACAAGGTATTCAGGTACTTTAGCCGCTGCCGAAGCAATCTTATCTAATTCAAAATACTGTTTAACTTTTGTATTCAGTAATTCAATATTACGTTTAAATCCATCTTTCACCTCCGCTACAAAATCAGCAGGGAGATTTTCGGTAAAACGATCCATATCTGTTTCCCATTCCGTAAATTTGGTATTCAGCTGGTTCACATAAGACGGCGCGTTTTCGGCAAAGTTGACGACATGGGTGATGGCTCTTGTTACAAAATAAGTTCCGACAAGACTAATAATGAGCAAAAAAATCAAAAATATGACCGTTACCGATATTTTGCGGTTCAGTTTAAAACGGTATTGGAGCCATCGAATGGCCGGATTCAAAAACATGGCGGTCAGAAGAGCCAAGATTAAGGGTACAGACACCGGCAAAATGAAATATCCAGCTATAAGAATAAGAATCGCTGCAATAATTAATATCCATTGGCGTTTTGACAAGTAACGGAACAATTGATTATGTATCTCCTTTCCTGCATGTGAACAAAATATAAATACGGTTGCGTCGAACTTATTTACGTAGTGGTGTATACAAAGAAAACTGCCCCAGGGCAGT
Encoded proteins:
- a CDS encoding cytochrome (ubi)quinol oxidase subunit III — encoded protein: MSDQTLNPETMPEQPERATLEGKNKFLGFWFFLGGETVLFASLFGTYLALRNSTNDGPGSEELFGLELVFIMTMLLLTSSLTSVYAMYHMKNNSFGKMQLWLGVTVLLGLGFLGCELFEFYHYIHGEGFTLRSSAFGSAFYTLVGFHGGHVTFGLLWIIALMVRNAKRGLNLYNAPKFYIASLYWHFIDVVWVFIFTVVYLMGVI
- the ctaF gene encoding cytochrome c oxidase subunit IVB, which produces MAENTNIHENYKRKKNKEEMKQQVITFALMIVFTLIAFGMVKADLSKLFVIPILLVLAAVQVGFQLYYFMHMSHKGHEMPALMIYSGAFVAFMTVLTLSVLIWW
- the ctaG gene encoding cytochrome c oxidase assembly factor CtaG → MWLELQIFGFRALWSPYYLLFVIALGLLYYLVTITFREKFTDKARPSSKQLIYFYTGLVILYLIKGSPIDLLSHIMFTSHMVQMSLYYLVFPILIIKGIPEWIWRNVFSVPGLKQVLYLLTKPLIALLLFNGLFSMYHMPVIFDFAKANVIAHAVITTVILVAAFLVWWPIFTPIKEMDKLSPLMKIGYIFANGVLITPACGLIIFSGQSLYATYSETSGWIQAMSLCVPQSILNGLPLTGPQMFSPIPVLEDQQLGGILMKIMQEIVYGFVLARIFFGWFNKSVDRVDPLPSTNTTTEA
- a CDS encoding DUF420 domain-containing protein → MPILPTISTFFIVLSAVLIAIGWYLVAKNKFAAHKRTMIAAAISALLFFIIYMSRTIFIGNTSFGGPDNIKLYYTVFLIFHIILATVGAVFGIVTLTLAFKRKIKKHRKIGPVTSIIWFFTAITGVAVYLLLYIFFDGGETTSMIKAILGL
- a CDS encoding GNAT family N-acetyltransferase produces the protein MDIESARLLIEPVTLEEGQMLIKNPMEYYYEKHIPYDVEWPHYSLKALLPYYLEDLEKKKVSLGMGPWIIRDKRKGRIIGEAGFRAFDEQKKTVEIGYRILQKKQNQGYATEAVSSLCQWAFYQQIKKIRACCDKENVASQRVLKKNGFKKVANEKGILVYEKRRAVQKKSIQGTNSL
- a CDS encoding TetR family transcriptional regulator; amino-acid sequence: MNAKKMANYASNAKAQELWKTLYLCAKESDTRRFHALYDKIYRPDILWDAWQRVKRRKGSGGVDEQTLEDIMAYGEKNFLNELYLS
- the ltrA gene encoding group II intron reverse transcriptase/maturase translates to MPKGDGKKQRPLGIPTIKDRVVQMATKLVIEPIFEADFEECSYGFRPKRNAHQAIAKIRKESKKSYWVLDVDIQGFFDNINQDKLMKLLEQRISDRRVLKLIRKWLKAGIMEEGKLRNSITGTPQGGVISPLLANIYLNTMDRLWEKKFSHFGKLIRYADDFVVICKRKQEAQESAQVIKAIMNKLDLTIHKDKSRLVNIWDDKDGFDFLGLHHRKFPIRKKGGRTFYIMNHVPSKKAMKKMRTKIKEYTEPRHKLFMDIRDLVKGLNRRLQGFKNYYQLSPMGKKWLNRIDWYVLTRLNLFNNKKRNRRKKHAKFQDTAEEVKYLLVKLAS
- the ytvI gene encoding sporulation integral membrane protein YtvI; this encodes MFRYLSKRQWILIIAAILILIAGYFILPVSVPLILALLTAMFLNPAIRWLQYRFKLNRKISVTVIFLIFLLIISLVGTYFVTRAITHVVNFAENAPSYVNQLNTKFTEWETDMDRFTENLPADFVAEVKDGFKRNIELLNTKVKQYFELDKIASAAAKVPEYLVSLLVYLIALFLFMLELPRLKAMSYNHLTEETAEKVKFMNARLSYVVLGFLKAQFLVSIIIFVVSLIGLLYITPEVAIIMSIIIWLVDFIPIIGSIVILGPWALYMLLAGDTVMGIQLAVLAIILLAIRRTVEPKVMGRHIGLSPLATLIAMYLGLQLIGIIGFILGPLLVIAFNSAKEAGIIKWNFKV